The following is a genomic window from Synechococcus sp. UW69.
AGCCTTCGCCAGCAGCGCCGCTATGCCGGAGCCTGCTCATCGAACAGCTGCAGAAGAACTCCAGCCTTGACGCACTGCCCTGGACGGACAGCACCCACCAGCTGCGCCAACGGCTGGAATGGATGCATCAGCAGGTGGGCAGCCCATGGCCGGCCAGGGATCTCACGACGCTGCTGGAGCAGGCTGACACCTGGCTTGGTCCAACCCTGGAGGGCTGCCTGGGTTGGGGCGAGATCAGCACAGCAGCACTGGAAGAAGCACTCTGGGGCGATCTGGACTGGGGCCTCAGACAACAGCTGGATGCGCTTTTGCCGCGTCGCGTCCCGATCCCAGCCGGCCGGCAGGCCACACTGCTTTACACAGGGGACGAGGTCATCCTTGCCGTGAAATTGCAGGAGATGTTCGGATGTGACGACGGGCCCCACGTGCTGGATGGTCGTATCCCCGTCACCCTGGAACTGCTCTCACCGGCAGGACGTCCCCTGCAACGCACCCGGGATCTCAAAGGCTTCTGGCAAGGCAGCTATCAGGACGTGCGCCGCGAGATGCGAGGGCGCTACCCCAAGCACCCCTGGCCCGACGACCCGCGCCAGGCACTGCCGACCGCCCGGACGAAACGCAGGTCAAGCGGCGGGCAGGCGTAAACAATGGAAATGGACCCCCCTTCCTGTAGCCGTTAGCACTCGCAACAAAACTCCAACCTTTGTTACATTGTTACCAAACCAAATCGGTCCTCCCCCATGTCTGACAACGCACGCTTCGGCTTCGTCAACTTCGCTGAAACCTGGAATGGTCGTCTGGCCATGATGGGCATCGTGATCGGTCTCGGCACCGAGCTCCTGACCGGCCAGGGCATCCTGTCCCAGATCGGCCTCGGCTGATTTCCGCACCGCGGACCTAGAGAACCCCTCGGCTCACCGGGGGTTTTTTGTTGCCTCGGTATCGGCCATCGCTGATGCATCAAAGTGGGTGCATTCCACTGAGACAGTCGTTGGCACCGCTCTACGTACAGAACAGACGCGATGGATCAAGGCTGCTC
Proteins encoded in this region:
- a CDS encoding chlorophyll a/b-binding protein; this translates as MSDNARFGFVNFAETWNGRLAMMGIVIGLGTELLTGQGILSQIGLG